Proteins from a genomic interval of Nitrospirota bacterium:
- a CDS encoding DEAD/DEAH box helicase family protein has protein sequence MKPSESPAGVRAGTIILGNIHQIYERTDNWKVLRDNVESLCIFNDEAHNTKAEQYDDLINKLKPKRFFRLDTTATPDRLDGKHPDSKMILVYPIAEAMRDKIIKRPIIFHPDVKKVQLTYEDLETGKTISAEEVPWEEIERRKIRATRYITSTNPMRQQIAIALELLKHQRMSTPPKFKPLLFVVAISIADAERIHNEIIRVGEPYGIKKVLLVTNESDDELKEAARDLNKNPQTEYDAVVSVLMLREGWDVRNISVILLFRKFSFKEVGGQIFSVYGPQVIGRGLRRMSQNPDEWERLYVVDHPILKHKWLWDMLKATEYPDALDPAGVIIDIEKIPEQKQLEAVDEGETTLEEAEKKLDISSLPPTPEPPEVVEPIYEWQKFLNEYKYDFYKMNITEEVEQIKSLNLDAGFTTFDKNVPEIEVEKISRITKTEHWAIEELKRQLIRQIHLIARDALLEYDRNPDDRQVVLVKIIREHVKNRLLLGNDLEESNNERQLRILWAMIEQVRDVFLRPELIEGIFLRK, from the coding sequence ATGAAGCCATCAGAGAGTCCTGCCGGGGTAAGGGCAGGGACAATCATCTTAGGCAACATCCATCAAATTTATGAGAGGACAGATAACTGGAAGGTATTGAGAGATAATGTAGAGTCTCTATGCATCTTTAATGACGAGGCACATAATACCAAAGCAGAACAATATGATGATTTAATCAATAAGCTTAAACCTAAAAGATTTTTCCGTCTTGATACAACTGCAACGCCTGACCGCCTTGATGGCAAACATCCAGATAGCAAAATGATTCTTGTCTATCCTATTGCTGAAGCAATGAGAGATAAAATCATCAAAAGGCCTATAATATTTCATCCTGATGTGAAGAAGGTTCAATTGACCTATGAGGACTTAGAGACAGGGAAAACTATCTCAGCAGAAGAAGTGCCATGGGAGGAGATTGAAAGAAGAAAAATCAGGGCAACCCGCTATATTACAAGCACCAATCCAATGCGTCAGCAGATAGCGATTGCTCTGGAATTGTTAAAACATCAGAGGATGTCAACCCCACCTAAATTTAAACCCTTGCTATTTGTAGTGGCGATTTCCATTGCTGATGCTGAGCGTATCCACAATGAAATAATCCGGGTAGGCGAACCTTACGGGATTAAAAAAGTTCTTCTGGTTACAAATGAATCCGATGATGAATTAAAGGAGGCAGCACGAGACTTAAACAAAAACCCTCAGACAGAATATGATGCCGTAGTATCAGTTCTTATGCTTCGTGAGGGATGGGATGTGCGCAATATCTCGGTTATCCTTCTTTTTAGAAAATTCAGTTTCAAGGAAGTAGGCGGACAAATTTTTTCTGTTTATGGTCCTCAGGTAATTGGAAGAGGCTTGAGAAGGATGAGCCAGAACCCGGATGAATGGGAACGTCTATATGTTGTTGACCATCCAATACTAAAACATAAATGGCTTTGGGACATGTTGAAGGCAACCGAATACCCTGACGCATTAGACCCTGCAGGGGTTATTATTGACATAGAAAAAATTCCTGAACAAAAACAATTAGAAGCTGTTGATGAAGGCGAAACGACACTTGAAGAAGCAGAAAAAAAGCTTGATATCTCTTCCTTGCCACCGACGCCTGAACCTCCTGAGGTTGTTGAGCCTATTTATGAATGGCAGAAGTTCTTGAATGAATATAAATATGATTTTTACAAGATGAATATTACCGAGGAGGTTGAACAGATTAAGAGCCTCAATCTTGACGCTGGGTTTACTACCTTTGATAAAAATGTGCCTGAGATTGAAGTTGAGAAAATATCCAGAATTACCAAGACTGAGCATTGGGCGATAGAAGAGTTAAAAAGGCAATTAATACGGCAGATTCATTTAATTGCCCGTGATGCACTCCTTGAATACGACCGCAATCCAGATGACAGACAGGTTGTTTTAGTGAAGATTATTCGTGAACATGTTAAAAATCGTCTTTTATTAGGGAATGACCTTGAAGAATCAAATAATGAGAGGCAATTGCGTATTCTTTGGGCAATGATTGAGCAGGTGCGGGATGTATTTTTAAGGCCAGAATTGATAGAAGGAATTTTTTTGAGAAAATGA
- a CDS encoding DedA family protein, whose protein sequence is MFHDFLGWLVEAVGTLGYPGVFIMMALESTFVPIPSEAVMIPAGYLVEQGKMDFFVSLIAGVSGSIAGSYLNYFLALWLGRPFILRYGKYVGVSKEKFLKVDKYFQNHGEITIFIGRLIPVVRHLISFPAGLGRMNHIKFTTYTSIGAGLWVAVLLGLGYMIGKNQQLINKYLTQVTILLVIASAVTVIAYVYLKKRYLKP, encoded by the coding sequence ATGTTTCACGACTTTCTCGGATGGCTCGTAGAGGCAGTAGGCACACTCGGTTATCCCGGTGTCTTTATCATGATGGCACTTGAAAGCACCTTTGTGCCAATACCCTCCGAAGCAGTGATGATACCTGCAGGGTATCTTGTGGAGCAGGGAAAGATGGACTTCTTTGTAAGCCTCATTGCAGGTGTCAGTGGAAGCATTGCAGGCTCATATCTGAATTACTTTCTTGCCCTATGGCTCGGAAGACCCTTTATCCTCAGATACGGTAAATATGTCGGAGTATCCAAAGAGAAGTTCCTTAAAGTGGATAAATACTTTCAGAATCATGGCGAGATTACGATATTCATCGGAAGACTTATCCCTGTTGTCAGACACCTCATATCGTTTCCAGCCGGGCTTGGCAGGATGAACCATATCAAATTCACAACCTACACTTCCATTGGAGCAGGGCTCTGGGTGGCAGTGCTACTTGGATTAGGCTATATGATTGGCAAAAACCAGCAACTTATAAATAAATACCTCACTCAGGTTACAATCCTCCTCGTCATTGCCTCTGCCGTTACAGTGATTGCTTATGTCTACCTTAAAAAAAGGTATCTAAAGCCCTGA
- a CDS encoding molybdenum cofactor guanylyltransferase yields the protein MTALILSGGENRRIPVIKGFIEVDGKRTIESQIELLRGIFDRVVISTNTPELYFYLGLPMIGDIIGKGKGPMSGILSTLLSTGEDEIFVIACDMPFIKPDLIRHILQNRAKDATIPVFNGRPEPLMAVYTKNIIGVMKKRIEKGRTSLRDMLGEINVRYINDSEIRAIDQKGRSFVNINTEDDLKQLREEVLR from the coding sequence ATGACTGCTTTGATACTTTCAGGTGGTGAAAACAGGAGAATCCCTGTTATCAAGGGCTTTATCGAGGTTGATGGTAAAAGGACAATCGAATCTCAGATTGAGCTTCTCAGAGGCATCTTTGACAGGGTCGTCATAAGCACAAACACACCAGAGCTTTATTTTTACTTAGGATTGCCTATGATAGGGGACATTATAGGAAAAGGAAAAGGGCCTATGTCAGGGATATTATCTACACTTTTAAGCACAGGCGAGGATGAGATTTTTGTAATTGCATGTGATATGCCCTTTATAAAACCAGACCTTATAAGGCATATATTACAAAACAGGGCTAAGGATGCCACTATACCTGTTTTTAACGGAAGGCCTGAGCCTCTTATGGCGGTCTATACAAAAAACATCATCGGTGTCATGAAAAAAAGGATTGAAAAAGGACGGACATCTCTTCGAGATATGTTGGGGGAGATTAATGTCAGGTATATAAATGACTCAGAGATAAGGGCAATAGACCAAAAAGGAAGGTCTTTTGTTAATATAAACACAGAAGATGACTTAAAACAATTAAGAGAGGAGGTTTTGAGATGA
- the tatA gene encoding twin-arginine translocase TatA/TatE family subunit: MFGGIGTTELIIILIIVLLLFGASRLPEIGKGIGQAIRSFKKGMSEPEEIDVTPKKPVEKKEEKEKEKEKEEEKQEKQKGE; encoded by the coding sequence ATATTTGGAGGAATTGGCACTACGGAGCTTATCATAATCCTCATTATAGTCCTTTTGCTTTTTGGCGCATCCCGACTGCCTGAGATTGGAAAAGGCATAGGTCAAGCAATAAGGTCTTTTAAGAAAGGCATGTCAGAGCCCGAAGAGATAGATGTCACACCTAAAAAGCCTGTAGAGAAAAAAGAAGAAAAAGAAAAAGAAAAAGAAAAGGAAGAAGAAAAACAAGAGAAGCAAAAGGGTGAATAG
- the alr gene encoding alanine racemase, whose protein sequence is MNRGALSEIDLQAIAHNLKEVKRVTKGLPVIAVVKADAYGHGGVEVSRVFEKQGVHSLATAFIGEAQRLREAGIRIPILVLFDCSDIKSFFSYNLIPVIHDLRTLKAFSKEAGKRECTIDVHIKVDTGMGRMGFTSEKDALKVVQFSNINITGLMSHFSEADLSDIGYAQMQLNKFLEVKTCFNKKGLRPLCHMANSAATVNLRDSHLDAVRPGLMLYGCSPFKGHMEGMKGIHLKAPHTVFTTVLALRELKKGQPVSYGRTFITTRKTLAGVLSVGYADGYPRALSNKGYVILKGKLASVIGRVCMDLIVVDVTDIRGVREGDKAILLGSEGKITISAWELAEKAGTIPYEILTSLSGRAEKIYVR, encoded by the coding sequence GTGAATAGAGGCGCTCTATCAGAGATAGACCTCCAAGCTATTGCCCATAACCTCAAAGAGGTAAAAAGGGTTACAAAAGGACTGCCTGTAATTGCGGTTGTTAAGGCAGATGCCTATGGCCATGGCGGAGTGGAAGTATCGAGGGTCTTTGAAAAACAAGGTGTGCACTCACTTGCCACTGCATTCATAGGAGAAGCCCAAAGGCTTAGAGAGGCAGGCATCAGGATACCAATACTCGTGCTTTTTGACTGCTCCGATATAAAGAGCTTCTTTAGCTATAACCTTATACCTGTAATACACGACCTTCGGACACTCAAGGCATTCTCGAAAGAGGCAGGAAAAAGAGAATGCACTATAGATGTCCATATAAAGGTTGACACAGGCATGGGAAGGATGGGATTTACATCTGAAAAAGATGCCCTTAAGGTAGTGCAATTCAGCAATATTAATATCACAGGGCTTATGAGCCATTTCTCAGAGGCAGACCTCTCAGACATAGGGTATGCCCAAATGCAGTTAAATAAATTTCTTGAGGTAAAAACCTGCTTCAATAAAAAGGGTCTCAGACCTCTTTGTCATATGGCAAACAGTGCAGCTACAGTGAATCTCAGGGACTCGCACTTAGATGCAGTAAGACCCGGACTTATGCTTTATGGCTGTTCTCCGTTTAAAGGGCATATGGAAGGCATGAAAGGCATCCACCTTAAAGCCCCACACACGGTCTTCACAACGGTCTTAGCCTTAAGAGAGCTTAAGAAAGGTCAGCCTGTAAGCTATGGAAGAACATTTATAACGACTCGAAAGACCCTCGCAGGGGTTCTGTCAGTGGGTTATGCAGATGGCTATCCAAGGGCACTGTCAAATAAAGGCTATGTTATACTGAAAGGCAAATTAGCTTCTGTTATTGGCAGGGTTTGCATGGACCTTATAGTAGTGGATGTCACCGATATAAGGGGTGTTAGGGAAGGAGACAAGGCAATACTCTTAGGCTCAGAAGGTAAGATTACTATTTCTGCATGGGAGCTTGCAGAAAAGGCAGGGACGATTCCCTATGAGATTCTCACATCTCTCTCAGGCAGGGCCGAAAAGATTTATGTGAGATGA
- a CDS encoding ABC transporter permease gives MLNFISSIGRLSIRFLEETGNILLLLCFTLKQMVIPPYEIKNTLKQMLEIGVKSLPVVLITAVFTGMVLALQTYTGFKRFGAEAFVGTVVALSMTREMGPVITGLIVTGRAGASMAAELGTMRVTEQIDALETLATNPVKYLVVPRFISGVIMMPALTVLADIIGIIGGYLITVGLYGASSTVYWKKTWDYLETEDIYNGIIKAAFFGASITLISCYKGFYTTGGAEGVGKATTGAVVISFMTILISNYFLAAWLYK, from the coding sequence ATGCTGAACTTCATAAGCTCTATAGGAAGACTCTCCATAAGGTTCTTAGAGGAAACAGGAAACATCCTTCTCCTTTTATGCTTTACCCTTAAACAGATGGTAATTCCGCCTTATGAGATAAAAAACACCCTTAAACAGATGCTTGAGATAGGTGTGAAATCCCTGCCTGTGGTCTTGATAACTGCAGTCTTCACAGGCATGGTGCTTGCCCTTCAGACATACACAGGATTTAAGAGATTCGGTGCAGAGGCATTTGTCGGCACAGTGGTTGCACTTTCCATGACAAGGGAGATGGGACCTGTGATTACAGGGCTTATAGTCACAGGCAGGGCAGGTGCCTCTATGGCAGCAGAGCTTGGCACAATGAGGGTTACAGAGCAGATTGATGCACTGGAGACATTAGCCACAAACCCCGTAAAATATCTCGTAGTGCCGCGGTTTATCTCAGGAGTCATAATGATGCCTGCACTCACTGTGCTTGCAGATATAATAGGCATAATCGGAGGCTATCTGATTACAGTTGGGCTTTATGGTGCAAGCTCCACGGTCTATTGGAAAAAGACATGGGATTACCTTGAGACAGAGGATATTTATAACGGGATCATAAAGGCGGCTTTCTTTGGCGCCAGTATTACCCTCATAAGCTGTTACAAGGGGTTTTATACCACAGGAGGCGCAGAGGGAGTTGGAAAGGCAACAACAGGTGCGGTCGTGATTTCCTTTATGACAATACTTATATCGAATTATTTTCTTGCGGCATGGTTATATAAATGA
- a CDS encoding ABC transporter ATP-binding protein, with amino-acid sequence MIEVINLHKSFNGKHVLRGVDLKVKEGESMVVIGGSGSGKSVLIKHIIGILKPDMGDILINGVNITTLRENELYTIRKKFGMLFQGAALFDSMRVWENVGFSLLRNKTFSEKKVKETAIEKLKLVGLTGVEDLMPSELSGGMKKRVGLARAIAHEPEILLYDEPTTGLDPIMADAINDLIVKMRETLRITSISITHDMMSAYKIADRIAMLYEGKIVETGTPAEIKHSQNPVVKQFIMGSAVGPIKIEGVTH; translated from the coding sequence ATGATTGAGGTTATAAACCTGCATAAATCATTTAACGGCAAACATGTCCTTAGGGGCGTTGACCTTAAGGTAAAGGAAGGCGAAAGCATGGTTGTAATCGGAGGAAGCGGCTCAGGCAAAAGCGTCCTCATCAAGCATATAATCGGAATACTCAAGCCTGACATGGGAGATATTTTAATAAACGGCGTAAATATAACCACTCTAAGGGAAAATGAGCTTTACACTATCAGGAAAAAATTCGGAATGCTATTTCAGGGAGCCGCATTGTTTGACTCCATGAGGGTCTGGGAGAATGTGGGGTTTTCTCTCCTCAGGAATAAAACCTTCAGCGAGAAAAAGGTAAAGGAAACTGCCATAGAGAAACTTAAGCTGGTTGGGCTAACAGGCGTTGAGGACCTTATGCCTTCTGAGCTTTCGGGAGGGATGAAAAAACGGGTTGGACTTGCAAGGGCAATTGCCCATGAGCCTGAAATACTTCTTTATGACGAGCCAACCACAGGACTTGACCCCATAATGGCAGATGCCATCAATGACCTCATCGTTAAGATGAGGGAAACGCTCAGGATTACATCCATCTCTATCACCCACGACATGATGTCTGCATATAAGATAGCAGACAGAATTGCCATGCTCTACGAGGGGAAAATCGTAGAGACAGGCACGCCTGCTGAGATTAAACATTCCCAGAATCCAGTTGTCAAGCAGTTTATAATGGGAAGCGCAGTAGGTCCAATAAAAATCGAAGGGGTAACGCATTGA
- a CDS encoding MCE family protein, with protein MKGSIKTELIVGIFTLTVFIVLAFMTFKVTDFQWRKKEGYIIYVHFKNISGLDEKTDFRIAGIDAGAIEKIELIDGRARLTLRVNPSVKIYSDASASIKLTGMLGDKYLSISPGIEEPILKDGDTIEDVKEMVEVDELMTSLSEASKGIQNLASSINNTLGDEDFRESLKETTANLRDITKTLKETIEDNNQKFTSILSRVDSITASLDDLIKTNRSPMTNTIASLNEFTGELKNKGPELIENLNKAAKDLKTLLEENRPSLKDISNKTASTMNSLQNITSAIEKGEGTLGKLLKDEKLYNSLTNAITGVEKTVAAIDRFRTFITFQAEYLSRLHEEKGYFYVTLQPRPNKYYILGVVGDPAGSISVTETTTNGTTVREEKLKAGLEFTAQFAKRFKNTVLRIGITENTFGAGADHFLLKDKLKLTSDAWDFGEDEYKAKGPHVKVGADYFLFKHVFISGGIDNLLNEKRRGVYAGAGIRFEDEDFKYIFGTVPKIPGQ; from the coding sequence TTGAAAGGCTCTATCAAGACAGAGCTCATAGTTGGAATCTTTACACTAACTGTCTTTATAGTCTTAGCATTCATGACATTTAAAGTAACGGATTTTCAATGGAGAAAAAAAGAGGGATATATCATATATGTTCATTTTAAAAACATCTCAGGGCTCGATGAGAAAACAGACTTCAGGATTGCAGGCATAGACGCAGGTGCTATCGAGAAAATCGAGCTCATAGATGGCAGGGCAAGACTGACCCTCAGGGTAAATCCCTCGGTTAAGATTTACTCCGATGCCTCTGCCTCTATAAAGTTAACAGGAATGTTAGGAGATAAATACCTCTCCATCTCACCCGGAATCGAGGAGCCTATACTTAAAGACGGAGATACCATTGAAGATGTCAAAGAAATGGTTGAGGTTGACGAGCTTATGACAAGCCTTTCAGAGGCATCAAAAGGCATACAAAACCTTGCCTCTTCAATCAACAATACCCTCGGAGATGAAGACTTCAGAGAGTCTCTGAAAGAGACAACTGCCAATCTCCGTGATATAACAAAAACCCTGAAAGAAACCATCGAGGACAATAACCAGAAATTCACCTCTATCCTCTCGAGGGTTGACTCTATCACTGCCTCCCTCGATGACCTTATAAAGACAAACAGGTCTCCAATGACAAACACCATAGCAAGCCTGAATGAGTTTACAGGGGAATTGAAAAATAAAGGACCTGAGCTTATAGAAAACCTAAATAAAGCCGCAAAAGACCTCAAGACACTGCTTGAGGAGAACAGGCCTTCCCTAAAAGACATAAGCAATAAGACCGCTTCCACCATGAACTCCCTTCAGAATATAACATCTGCAATCGAAAAAGGAGAGGGAACCTTAGGCAAGCTCCTCAAGGACGAAAAACTCTATAACTCCCTGACGAATGCAATCACAGGCGTAGAGAAAACCGTAGCGGCAATAGACAGGTTCAGGACATTCATTACATTTCAGGCAGAATATCTCTCGCGCCTGCATGAGGAGAAAGGGTACTTCTATGTGACGCTTCAGCCGAGACCAAACAAGTATTATATACTTGGCGTAGTTGGAGACCCTGCTGGAAGTATCTCGGTTACGGAAACCACCACAAACGGAACTACTGTCAGAGAAGAAAAGCTAAAGGCAGGGCTTGAGTTTACAGCCCAGTTTGCTAAAAGGTTCAAAAATACAGTCCTTAGAATAGGGATTACGGAAAACACCTTTGGAGCTGGTGCAGACCACTTCCTATTGAAAGACAAACTGAAGCTCACTTCAGATGCTTGGGATTTTGGAGAGGACGAATATAAGGCAAAAGGTCCTCATGTAAAAGTTGGCGCTGACTATTTCCTCTTCAAGCATGTCTTTATCTCAGGAGGTATAGACAACCTCTTAAACGAAAAGCGCCGTGGCGTATATGCAGGGGCAGGCATAAGGTTCGAGGACGAGGACTTCAAATACATCTTTGGCACAGTGCCTAAAATACCCGGACAATAA
- a CDS encoding helix-turn-helix domain-containing protein produces the protein MTTAERVYKEIIEMPVKEREKLFAVIARHGFDKDLYTHDEVFGDIRQSPFTIKEASEYLEVAEVTVRRWVKRCSLKSKRLGRNIVFDIDVLKEFKRKTG, from the coding sequence ATGACAACAGCAGAAAGGGTTTATAAAGAGATAATAGAAATGCCTGTAAAGGAGAGGGAGAAGCTCTTTGCAGTAATAGCAAGGCATGGCTTTGACAAAGACCTCTACACCCATGATGAGGTCTTTGGCGATATAAGACAGTCTCCTTTTACCATTAAGGAGGCTTCAGAGTATCTTGAAGTTGCAGAGGTAACTGTTAGAAGATGGGTAAAGAGATGTAGCTTGAAATCAAAGAGACTTGGCAGAAACATCGTATTTGATATTGATGTTCTTAAGGAGTTTAAAAGGAAAACAGGTTAG
- a CDS encoding type II toxin-antitoxin system RelE/ParE family toxin yields the protein MDVLYKSAFRRFVKKQSRPLQLVIEDETEKIKRAPEVGEAKKGDLTGLCVHKFKFKKQEYLMAYRVKSDYLIMYMVDTHENFYRNLKRYIREVE from the coding sequence ATGGATGTTTTATATAAATCAGCATTCAGGAGATTTGTTAAAAAGCAGTCCAGACCTCTTCAGCTTGTTATTGAGGATGAAACAGAGAAGATAAAAAGGGCACCTGAAGTCGGTGAGGCAAAGAAAGGAGACTTGACAGGACTCTGTGTTCATAAATTTAAATTCAAGAAGCAGGAATACTTGATGGCATACAGGGTAAAAAGCGATTACCTGATTATGTATATGGTAGATACACATGAGAATTTCTACCGCAATCTTAAGCGGTATATAAGGGAGGTTGAATAA
- a CDS encoding 6-phosphofructokinase → MRRIGIITSGGDCGGLNAVIKGASQMASHIGMETVIIPNGYAGLYNLIDMDSVVVLTQKRVEQMEAGVAGSEAGHSRVKIKKIDDPQKYERIKKGLEKFNIGGLVISGGDDTGSVMVDLSAEGIPCIHVPKTMDLDLQSYSVGGDSAINRIALFTRDIKTTGLSHNRIMVIEVFGRYAGHTALRGGIGAEADCILIPEIPVDFDIVYEHMKRLYMLRVRGSDVRAGTYIIVAAEGMKDAQGEAIADKSAGVDAFGHAKLSGAGKYVRRELEERLKKDPEIKEFMKDTGMFAPGVYEAPEIREVVPGHLVRSGQTSAFDVNFGKQAGSAAVILLTKGISGNTVVRVSGTEIQYMPTSDVIKQRTVDMNEVALYEAMGICFGRKPETFSPECIEVKGIIQRHL, encoded by the coding sequence ATAAGAAGAATTGGAATTATCACGAGTGGTGGCGACTGTGGAGGCCTTAATGCAGTTATTAAGGGTGCCTCACAAATGGCATCTCATATAGGCATGGAGACCGTTATCATCCCTAACGGCTATGCAGGGCTTTATAACCTCATTGACATGGACTCCGTGGTTGTGCTGACACAAAAGAGGGTCGAGCAGATGGAGGCTGGTGTTGCAGGCAGTGAGGCAGGTCATTCGAGAGTGAAGATTAAAAAGATAGATGACCCACAGAAATACGAAAGGATAAAGAAGGGGCTCGAAAAGTTCAATATAGGAGGCCTTGTGATAAGCGGAGGCGATGACACAGGCTCTGTTATGGTTGACCTTTCAGCTGAGGGAATCCCCTGCATCCATGTCCCAAAAACCATGGACTTAGACCTTCAGTCATACAGCGTTGGCGGAGACTCTGCCATCAACAGAATTGCCTTATTCACAAGGGACATCAAGACAACCGGCTTAAGCCATAACCGCATCATGGTCATAGAGGTATTCGGTAGATATGCAGGCCATACTGCATTGAGAGGTGGAATTGGAGCAGAGGCTGACTGCATCCTCATCCCTGAGATACCTGTTGACTTCGACATTGTGTATGAGCACATGAAAAGGCTTTATATGTTAAGGGTTAGGGGTAGTGATGTCAGGGCAGGCACATATATTATTGTTGCAGCCGAAGGCATGAAGGATGCTCAAGGCGAGGCAATTGCAGACAAGTCAGCAGGAGTTGATGCATTCGGACATGCAAAGCTTTCAGGTGCAGGCAAGTATGTAAGAAGGGAGCTTGAGGAAAGGCTTAAAAAAGACCCTGAGATAAAGGAGTTTATGAAAGACACAGGCATGTTTGCCCCGGGTGTGTATGAAGCCCCTGAAATCAGGGAGGTTGTCCCAGGGCACCTTGTGAGGTCAGGACAGACTTCAGCCTTTGATGTTAATTTTGGAAAACAAGCAGGCTCTGCGGCTGTAATACTGCTTACAAAGGGCATAAGCGGAAATACGGTTGTCAGGGTCTCTGGAACAGAGATACAATACATGCCAACCTCAGATGTAATAAAACAAAGGACGGTTGACATGAATGAGGTTGCCCTTTATGAGGCAATGGGTATATGTTTTGGAAGAAAGCCTGAGACATTTAGCCCTGAATGTATTGAGGTAAAAGGCATTATCCAGAGACATCTTTAG
- the pilO gene encoding type 4a pilus biogenesis protein PilO, which yields MRRSVAVIGVISVLGAIYLFFIHPLSDKRLELKETLSDKYMTLKKYDTLIKEGGLSKEELKKVDKELKEMEENIMQFSNESIALSTLHGRIEERAEKAGIKISSVRMRASIKYEFYVGVPIEVEAMGNIKEISSFLKSMDSGREFIKIERLDITKAGLRAEDETLRIKVQITGLTKI from the coding sequence GTGAGAAGGTCGGTAGCGGTAATAGGGGTCATTTCTGTTCTTGGTGCCATATATCTGTTTTTCATACATCCGCTTTCTGACAAGAGGCTGGAGCTTAAAGAAACCCTGAGTGACAAATACATGACACTGAAAAAATATGATACCCTTATAAAAGAAGGTGGGCTTTCAAAGGAGGAGCTTAAGAAAGTAGACAAAGAACTGAAGGAGATGGAAGAAAATATAATGCAGTTTTCCAATGAGTCCATAGCACTTTCAACACTTCATGGAAGGATTGAAGAGCGCGCAGAGAAAGCAGGCATAAAAATAAGCTCAGTAAGGATGAGGGCTTCAATCAAATATGAATTCTATGTCGGTGTTCCGATTGAGGTGGAGGCAATGGGCAATATAAAGGAAATCAGCAGTTTCCTCAAATCCATGGATTCGGGCAGGGAGTTCATAAAAATAGAAAGACTCGACATAACAAAGGCAGGACTAAGAGCGGAGGACGAGACCTTGAGGATAAAGGTGCAGATTACAGGTCTTACGAAGATATGA